From a region of the Kwoniella newhampshirensis strain CBS 13917 chromosome 11, whole genome shotgun sequence genome:
- a CDS encoding V-type ATPase, C subunit, whose product MGYLFPTLLVSSTSLATVVGLYLLFTGQGESFNVGKFLAESSPYAWALVGVGLCVGLSVMGAAWGIFVTGASILGGGVRAPRIRTKNLISIIFCEVVAIYGVIMAIIFSSKINGDVDNLYTTGNYYTGFALFWGGLAVGVCNLLCGVSVGITGSTAALADAADPQLFVKILIIEIFGSILGLFGLIVGLLVSSKAEEFA is encoded by the exons ATGGGCTACTTATTCCCCACCTTgctcgtctcctccacgTCACTCGCCACCGTCGTCGGACTCTACCTCCTCTTTACAG GCCAAGGGGAGTCATTCAACGTTGGGAAGTTCCTTGCAGAGTCCTCCCCGTATGCATGGGCTTTAGTAGGAGTAGGGTTATGTGTTGGTCTGAGTGTCATGGGTGCCGCTTG GGGCATCTTCGTCACTGGTGCTTCGATCCTGGGAGGTGGTGTGAGAGCACCCAGAATCAGAACTAAGAACTTGATCTC catcatcttctgcgAGGTCGTCGCTATTTATG GTGTCATCATGGCCATTATCTTCTCATCCAAGATCAACGGCGATGTCGACAATTTGTACACAACAGGGAATTATTACACAG GTTTCGCCCTCTTCTGGGGTGGTCTCGCTGTTGGGGTCTGCAACCTCCTTTGTGGCGTTTCTGTCGGCATCACTGGATCTACTGCCGCTCTCGCAGATGCTGCAGACCCGCAGCTCTTCGTCAAAATCCTTAtcatcgag ATCTTCGGTTCGATCCTTGGTCTCTTTGGCCtcattg TTGGTCTCCTGGTT TCCAGCAAAGCGGAAGAGTTCGCATAA